The sequence TTCCAGCGGAATCGAGAAGTTCACATAAGCCCGAGAAATGTTGTACTGACTCTTCATCTAAAAATGAAGAAAGCTTTGGCGCATCACCTAGAATAGCTTGCACATCCGGATTTTTGCTGTCCAATACACGTAAAGGGTTGGTATACATTCGACGTTTACAATCATCATCTAGAACATCTTCATATTGCTCTAAATAGGTAACCAAGGCATCTCGGTAATTAGCTCGCGCTTCTAAAGAACCAATTGAATTAAGCTCTAGACGCACATGTTCCGCGATACCTAGTTCACGCCATAAACGTGCCGTCATCATAATCAACTCGGCATCAACATCTGGGCCGTTTAAACCAAATACTTCAACACCAACCTGATGAAACTGACGATAGCGCCCTTTTTGTGGTCGCTCATGCCTAAACATTGGTCCCATATACCAAAGACGTTGTTCTTGATTATATAGAAGACCGTTTTCTATCCCTGCACGAACACAGCCAGCCGTGCCTTCAGGACGAAGAGTTAAACTATCTCCGTTACGGTCTTCAAAGGTATACATTTCCTTTTCAACCACATCGGTTACTTCACCAATTGCACGGCTGAATAAGTGCGTTTGTTCAACGATAGGCATGCGTACTTCGCTATACCCATAAGCACCAATCACTTGTTTTACTGTCCCTTCCACTTTTTGCCAAAGTGGTGAGTCAGTTGGAAGGCAGTCGTTCATGCCTCGAATTGCTTGAATTGTTTTTGCCACTGTCTTTTACCGTAATTCGTTGAGATTAATTACTTTCAATTTGGTTTACTTCAATTCGTTGTTTAGCGTCTAAAACCGATGCTTTAGCACGAATTTTTGCTTCTAAATTGTCGAGAAGATCATTGTTATCAAGGCGCTCTTTGGTACGTTTGCCATCTTCGTAAAAAGCACTCTTTCTTGCACCACCAGCGAGCCCTAAATGGGATACTTCGGCCTCTCCTGGTCCGTTAACCACACAACCGATAAGAGACACATCCATTGGTGTGATGATATCTTCTAATCTCTGTTCTAATGCATTAACTGTCGCTATAACATCAAACTCTTGACGAGAACATGTCGGGCATGCAATAAAATTAATACCTCTTGAGCGAATGCGTAGTGATTTAAGAATATCAAAACCGACTTTAATCTCTTCTATAGGATCCGCTGCTAGAGAAATCCTTAGAGTATCTCCAATACCTTCTGATAAAAGTAATCCAAGTCCTACTGCTGACTTAACAGAACCAGCCCTAGCGCCACCGGCTTCAGTAATACCTAAATGTAGAGGCTGATCTATTTTTTTTGCTAGTAGACGATAAGAGTCTACCGCTAAAAAAACGTCAGAAGCTTTTACACTTACTTTGAATTGGTCGAAATTGAGTCTATCGAGTATATCAACATGACGCATGGCGGATTCAACGAGCGCAGCGGGTGTTGGTTCACCATACTTCTCTTGAATATCCCTTTCTAAAGAGCCACCATTAACACCAATTCGAATTGGTATGTTCTTGTCTCGAGCACAATCAACTACAGAACGAATACGGTCTTCTTTACCGATATTTCCTGGATTAATACGCAGACAATCAACGCCATATTCCGCCACTTTTAGCGCAATACGGTAGTCAAAATGGATATCAGCAATCAGAGGCACTCTCACTTGCTGTTTAATGAGTTTAAACGCTTCTGCCGAATCCATCGTAGGAACAGAAACTCTAACGATGTCTGCACCAACTTTTTCTAAAGCTCGGATTTGGGCAACGGTTGCGTCTACATCGGTAGTACGTGTATTTGTCATTGATTGCACGGCAATAGGTGCACCGTCACCAATAGGTACATCACCCACGTATATTCTTGTCGATGGGCGACGTTTAATAGGGGATTTGTGTTGCATATTAACTTCTAAGGTAAGGTGAATCTTGCTACTTTGCCGGTATTATACCCAGAAAGGTCGACCGGTTCATTCGCAAATGTCATCGATACGCCTTCAGGCGCACCTAAAATAATTTTGTAGGGCGCTTTTCCATTAAACTTAAGCGAACTACCTGCTTTTTTAACACCAGTAGCAAATGTTTTGCCTGTGTCATCTTTCACTTGTACCCAACAGTCAGCCGAGAACGACATGGTTAACTCGTGGCTGTTTTGTTCAAGTGGCTCTGATGTGTCTTCCGTAATAACAATTTCTGTTTCTACTTCAGGGATAGCTTGTTGAGGTTCACTATTTGACGTTACTTCTGGTGTCGGTTCTACAAGCTCTGACTGGTTTTCTTCTATCATCTCAGGAATGACTTCAACTGCTGGTTGCTCAAATTGAGAGCGGTCAGGAGAAGCGGGTTCATTTGATTGAACTGGCTCAACTTCGATAACGGGTGAAGCCATCTCAACATCGCTCACTTGCGTTAATGTATCTTGCTGGTTTTGATACCACCAAACAGAAGATATCCCAACAATGACAAGACCAATTACCCAGGTTAACTTCATGATACGGCGATCATGCTTTTCTCTTTTCGTTTTACGAGAAAAACTCTGCATTTTCTGTTCAGAGTGTTGCGCTTCTTTAAAGCCATCTAAAGAGGCAAGCACCATTTTTTCATCCAGAGATACAGCTTTAGCATAAGAACGCAAATAGCCACGTGTAAACGTAGCTACTTGATCAAAGTCGTAATTATTTTCATCAATACTTTGGATGATAGAAAGTCTCAATCTTAAACGGTCAGCTATCTCTTCTTGAGAAATCCCTAGCTCTTCACGTTTAGCACGGAGCATGTCGCCAGCTTGCACTGCTGCCGTCGTCTCTACCACTTCTTCTGTAACAATTGTTTCTATTTCAGTAGTCATCTGCTTCGTATTTCTAATTTATTGTAGAATTCGGATATCTTGCCGCAAGTATTTTAGCGTATTTATTTGCTAACTCTTTATTACCTGCTTTTTCTTCCAATTTAATCAGCAAGCGTAAACTACTTGGTTGATATCCAAATCTATCGTGAAACTTAATGAGTCTGATCCTTGCATCATTATAATTTCCATTTTCTGAGTTCAATTTCGACAATTGAATCAGTGAAAAATAACGTTCTGGATCGTATTCCAAAGAGCGCGTGAAATAATGCTCTGCTTCTGCTCTGTTGCCACTTTTTAGTGAGCATATTGCTGCATTTTCTAAACTATCAATAACCTGATAGTTATTTGGTTGCTCGATAGCACGGGTAAAAAAATCGTCGGCTTTTTCATATTGACCAAGTCGACATAAGAATGCACCGTAATTATTAAGCACTTCGCTGTTCTTTGGAGACTCCCTCATTGCTTTTTTATACGTTTGTTCGGCAAGATTGTTCTCGCCAACTAACTGATAATAATAAGCTATTGAATTCAATGTTCGATAGTATTTTGGTGCATATTTTATAGCTAACTCAAGGTTTTCCCTTGCTTTAAGCCTATTTCCCGCATCAAGATAGCCTAAACCTAGCTCTATTCTTGCATCTGCGGCTGCAACGTTATTATTTTTACTACCGTTTTCTTGCTCAGTAACTGTAACACAACCCATCACTATGCACGCAAGAAAAGTTGTTACAACCCATTCAACCATTGAATCGAAGCCCTAAATAAGCAGTTAGGTCACACCCAATTCAATAGTTACAATCTTATCAGATTGATTTTACCGGAATTGGTTCCCCAAGCTGGTTTTGTTTTGTTCGTTTTGTTCTGTCTATCACATCACCAACTAACTGCCCGCATGCTGCATCTATATCATCACCACGGGTTTTACGCACAGTTACAGTATGCTCATATTCCATTAACGTTTTTTGGAAACGATCGATACGGGAGTTACTTGGTTTTTTATATGGTGAACCAGGATAAGGGTTAAATGGAATCAAATTGATCTTACAAGGCGTACCTTTCATTACTTCTGCGAGTTGCCTTGCATGCTGCATGTCATCATTTACATGATCCAACAAAACATATTCGATGGTAACCTTACCGCGATTCGCATTTGATGAATCAACATAACGATGAATAGATGCGAGTAAATCTTCAATATTCCAGCGATCGTTAATTGGCATAATTTGACTACGAAGTTCATCTGTCGGGGCATGTAAAGAAACCGCTAGCGCGACATCGATAACACCCGTCATCTGATCCAAACCAGAAACCACACCAGAAGTCGAAACCGTTACACGGCGTTTAGACAAGCCAAATCCTAAATCATCAAGCATAATTTCTAATGCTGGTATTAAGTTTTTCATGTTCAAAAGCGGCTCACCCATTCCCATCATTACCACGTTGGTAATTGGGCGACGGCCTGTATCTTTTAATAAGCCAACTTCTTTAGCTGCCCGCCATACTTGGCCAATAATTTCGGATACTTTTAGATTACGATTGAAACCTTGTTGTGCAGTAGAACAAAACTTACATTCAAGTGCACAACCTACTTGTGACGAAACACATAAAGTTGCACGATCTTCTTCTGGGATATAAACCGTTTCAACGTCTTGATCGCCAACACGCATCGCCCATTTAATCGTTCCATCAGATGAATGCTGCGCATCGGAAACGTAAGGAGCTCTAATTTCCGCTACGCGCATTAGTTTTTCACGTAGCTTTTTATTGATGTTGCTCATTTGTTCGAAATCATCGATACCAAAATGATAGATCCATTTCATCACTTGCTCTGCTCGGAAAGCTTTTTCACCCAATTCATCAACAAAATATTGGCGAAGTCCTTTGCGATCAAAATCCATTAAATTGACTTTTGCAGTAGTCATGTGACCTCTCGACGACAGTTAATTTTTAAAAATACCAAATAGCCTGAACACACCATTGATGCTATCAGGTTAAATATAAATAAGGGCGCGAATTGTACAGCGTTTAATCAGCTACAACAAGGGGTGAAAGGAGCATGCTAGGTAAGAGTTTGATTACGTAAGATATAGAATCTTGAGCGTTTTCACTTACCAAAACCTAGCTCTATTTTATTAGGTTCCAGAAATGGGAAAACGCTCTTGACGATTTGGTCTTTTCAAATGTTATTCTACCCTAGGGCAGATTTCAGATGCCGGAAAGAAAAACTCTATTTCACGATCTGCGGAAGCAGGGCTATCGGATCCGTGTACAGAATTAAATCTCATGCTCAATGCATAGTCACTACGAATAGTTCCACATGCGGCCGTTTCAGGATTTGTTGTTCCCATTAGTTCACGATAACGCTGAATAGCATTTTCCCCTTCTAGCACCTGAACCATTACTGGACCGGATGTCATAAACTCTTTTAGAGCAAGGAAGAACTCTTTGCCTTCATGTTCGGCATAAAAGCCACTTGCTTGTTCCTCCGTCAAGTGAAGCATTTTTGCTGCAACAACACTTAAGCCGGCTTTTTCAATACGGTTGTAGATTTCGCCGATAAGGTTTCGCTTCACTGCGTCTGGCTTAACAATTGAGAATGTTCTTTCTAGGGCCATATCTTTTCCTTTAATTTATTATTATCTGCTTATATTCCAATCACGAAATCGGCAGCTTGATACTAATTTACTAACTGACTTTACTCGTGGCTTTATACCCATCTATTTAGACTCACTGTTGAGGTATAAGCCACATTATTATTCTAATTTTTCTTTCTATTTTTTACTTTGACTGGTCGGTTAATATGCGCGCTAACGTACGTACACCCATACCTGTTGCTCCTGCAGACCATTTATCACTAGCAGTTTTACGATAAGTCGCCGCACAGTCAAAGTGTAACCACCCTTTTTTGTGCTCTTTCACAAAATAAGATAGGAATGCAGCCGCTGTGCTTGCTCCTGGTGAGTAATCACCGCTACTGATATTGGACAAATCAGCAAAGCTTGACGGTAACATATCTCTATGGAAGTCAGCTAACGGTAACGGCCATAGACCTTCTTTCTCTTCATTTGCGCTAGTTAATGCTTTATGAGATAGCTCGTCATCAAAAGATAGTAATGCGTGAAAATCATTACCTAGTGCATTTTTAGCTGCTCCAGTCAGAGTTGCGCAGTCTATAATCAGCTCTGGTTCTTGTTCACTAGCGTAAATAAGTCCATCCGCTAGTACCAAACGCCCTTCAGCGTCTGTATTCATGATCTCAACAGTTTTACCATTTTTATAGGTAATAATATCACCAAGTTTCAAGGCTCGACCCGACACCATGTTTTCTGCACAGCATAAAATCAGCTTTACACGCTTATTTAAGCCTCGAAGAATGGCTAAACCAAATCCACCTGTAATTGTGCCAGCTCCTCCCATATCTGCTTTCA is a genomic window of Vibrio algarum containing:
- the hisS gene encoding histidine--tRNA ligase encodes the protein MAKTIQAIRGMNDCLPTDSPLWQKVEGTVKQVIGAYGYSEVRMPIVEQTHLFSRAIGEVTDVVEKEMYTFEDRNGDSLTLRPEGTAGCVRAGIENGLLYNQEQRLWYMGPMFRHERPQKGRYRQFHQVGVEVFGLNGPDVDAELIMMTARLWRELGIAEHVRLELNSIGSLEARANYRDALVTYLEQYEDVLDDDCKRRMYTNPLRVLDSKNPDVQAILGDAPKLSSFLDEESVQHFSGLCELLDSAGIEYQVNERLVRGLDYYNRTVFEWITESLGAQGTVCGGGRYDGLVEQLGGKATPAVGFAMGLERLVLLLDTLGLTDVRRNVDVYLVTAGEGTMMAGMKLAEHLRETSPSLRIMTHFGGGNFKKQFKRADKVGAAVALVLGENEVAENTVVVKDLKGGEQKTVAQTDIVAQLIELV
- the ispG gene encoding flavodoxin-dependent (E)-4-hydroxy-3-methylbut-2-enyl-diphosphate synthase → MQHKSPIKRRPSTRIYVGDVPIGDGAPIAVQSMTNTRTTDVDATVAQIRALEKVGADIVRVSVPTMDSAEAFKLIKQQVRVPLIADIHFDYRIALKVAEYGVDCLRINPGNIGKEDRIRSVVDCARDKNIPIRIGVNGGSLERDIQEKYGEPTPAALVESAMRHVDILDRLNFDQFKVSVKASDVFLAVDSYRLLAKKIDQPLHLGITEAGGARAGSVKSAVGLGLLLSEGIGDTLRISLAADPIEEIKVGFDILKSLRIRSRGINFIACPTCSRQEFDVIATVNALEQRLEDIITPMDVSLIGCVVNGPGEAEVSHLGLAGGARKSAFYEDGKRTKERLDNNDLLDNLEAKIRAKASVLDAKQRIEVNQIESN
- the rodZ gene encoding cytoskeleton protein RodZ, producing the protein MTTEIETIVTEEVVETTAAVQAGDMLRAKREELGISQEEIADRLRLRLSIIQSIDENNYDFDQVATFTRGYLRSYAKAVSLDEKMVLASLDGFKEAQHSEQKMQSFSRKTKREKHDRRIMKLTWVIGLVIVGISSVWWYQNQQDTLTQVSDVEMASPVIEVEPVQSNEPASPDRSQFEQPAVEVIPEMIEENQSELVEPTPEVTSNSEPQQAIPEVETEIVITEDTSEPLEQNSHELTMSFSADCWVQVKDDTGKTFATGVKKAGSSLKFNGKAPYKIILGAPEGVSMTFANEPVDLSGYNTGKVARFTLP
- the pilW gene encoding type IV pilus biogenesis/stability protein PilW, giving the protein MVEWVVTTFLACIVMGCVTVTEQENGSKNNNVAAADARIELGLGYLDAGNRLKARENLELAIKYAPKYYRTLNSIAYYYQLVGENNLAEQTYKKAMRESPKNSEVLNNYGAFLCRLGQYEKADDFFTRAIEQPNNYQVIDSLENAAICSLKSGNRAEAEHYFTRSLEYDPERYFSLIQLSKLNSENGNYNDARIRLIKFHDRFGYQPSSLRLLIKLEEKAGNKELANKYAKILAARYPNSTIN
- a CDS encoding bifunctional tRNA (adenosine(37)-C2)-methyltransferase TrmG/ribosomal RNA large subunit methyltransferase RlmN; this translates as MTTAKVNLMDFDRKGLRQYFVDELGEKAFRAEQVMKWIYHFGIDDFEQMSNINKKLREKLMRVAEIRAPYVSDAQHSSDGTIKWAMRVGDQDVETVYIPEEDRATLCVSSQVGCALECKFCSTAQQGFNRNLKVSEIIGQVWRAAKEVGLLKDTGRRPITNVVMMGMGEPLLNMKNLIPALEIMLDDLGFGLSKRRVTVSTSGVVSGLDQMTGVIDVALAVSLHAPTDELRSQIMPINDRWNIEDLLASIHRYVDSSNANRGKVTIEYVLLDHVNDDMQHARQLAEVMKGTPCKINLIPFNPYPGSPYKKPSNSRIDRFQKTLMEYEHTVTVRKTRGDDIDAACGQLVGDVIDRTKRTKQNQLGEPIPVKSI
- the ndk gene encoding nucleoside-diphosphate kinase — encoded protein: MALERTFSIVKPDAVKRNLIGEIYNRIEKAGLSVVAAKMLHLTEEQASGFYAEHEGKEFFLALKEFMTSGPVMVQVLEGENAIQRYRELMGTTNPETAACGTIRSDYALSMRFNSVHGSDSPASADREIEFFFPASEICPRVE
- the pepB gene encoding aminopeptidase PepB; amino-acid sequence: MSTQMQVKISNEQADAQWGNKAIISFNENGAQIHTDGTHKLGVIQKAARKLDGNGIKSIQLVGEGWGLEEVWAFHQGFRSPKNQETIEWPPLEDAAQQELNARIKTTNWVRNIINKPAEEVAPRQLASMAGEFIKSLSPEHVTYRIVKDKDLLTEGWTGIFAVGRGSERTSAMLQLDYNPTGDENAPVFACLVGKGITFDSGGYSLKPSNFMTSMKADMGGAGTITGGFGLAILRGLNKRVKLILCCAENMVSGRALKLGDIITYKNGKTVEIMNTDAEGRLVLADGLIYASEQEPELIIDCATLTGAAKNALGNDFHALLSFDDELSHKALTSANEEKEGLWPLPLADFHRDMLPSSFADLSNISSGDYSPGASTAAAFLSYFVKEHKKGWLHFDCAATYRKTASDKWSAGATGMGVRTLARILTDQSK